The sequence CAGTTTCTTCTAGGGATAGCCTTGCGTAATCTTCTTTTGATTCCATGAGTGCCTTTGAGGTAAGACCTTTTTGTTCCAACTCGAAAAAAACATCTTTGTTCAAAAGGCTAAGATTGTCACTGGTATGAAAGCCTAGTGATTCTTTCAACACATAAACAAGTGCAAACTTCTTTTCAATGTCACATCCATCTTCCAGACGATTAAAAATCACATAGACATTCGATGCAGGGACCCCAATGTCACAGATTAATGTATTCAACATTTTACAGGTGTCAAGGATATCTTTCATAGTAGGAACCACAGGGAGGATGAGTTTATGATATGACTCGTGTACACCTGTATATCGTCTCATTTCACGCACAAATTCCGATACTTCCTTATCACTCACGTCGATTATGTAATCTTCCACTTCACCTCTCAATAAAAGCTCTTTGTTAAGTTCCAAAAACTTGTAAGCAGGAATTCGGCGGTATGATCCGAAATATTCAGAATAATACTGGTTCCCTGTGTTTGACGTTTCTACTTCAAACATATGAGCCTTTGGCATATTGGCACCAAGAATCTCTCGTGCAATCATTGACTTGCCAGAGCTTCCAATTGAATTTAGAAGAACATTAACCATCATTTGCTCCTTCGAAAAATATGTATCATCCCGTATTTAGCCATGACACTCTTTACTTTAAAACCTGGTCATCTCCTAACTCTTCAAGTGTATGGATCAGAACAAGTGTAAATCATTTCCACTTTGGGGGATCGAATTGCATTGTAGCTAACTACCCCGACGTTTTTTTATCCCCCCATTTTTTGATTTTTCATACATCTTTTCAACAACGACAATCGGTTGAAATACATTGATTTTCAGCTTTGCACCATGTTCAGAGACTTTTACATACCATGGCAGATGCTTTTTATACTCCTTCAGCATAAGAGGGTTTTGATAGCTGAGAATTTCAAATAACTGTTCTTTAGTCTCGATTGTGACCGAACCATAAAGCTGGTTGATTGCTGGAAGTTTGAATGGTTTCATAGGGCAATTATGCATGAATCTATAGCATGGGCATTAAAATATTACATACATGACTTTCCACTCTTTGCTACAATGAATGCTAATCATGCAATGGCTAAAGGAGCGCTCAATGCAAACAAAAAAGATTAAAGTAGCATTCCTGTTTAGCATTTTGATATTTACGAACTTGGTATTTGCAGATGTCAACGCTTCTACATTCAATGTCAAATGGATCGGATATTCGAGTAGTCGTGATAACGAGGGAATTGCGAAGTTAATGTCCGAAGGACATAGGGATGTTGTTTTCATTCAAGAGGTTGTTTCGCCACCTACTGATATCAATATTACAGGAGAACCAGGCTGGGCCATCAGTGGAGATGCAGAGTCAGCAGCTTTTTTTGATGCGATGCAGCAGCAGGGGTACGATTACGCACTATCAGAAGAAGATACCGGCACTGGTGACAGTATTCATTCCAACTCCGCCTCAACGGAATGGTTTGTCGCATTTTACAAACAAGACAAGCTTACATTGATCGATAAGGGATATCTAGCCGAAGATCGTAGCAATAATGATGATTATGAACGCGTCCCATACTATTTTACATTCAAAGATAAGAGTGGGATGGATTTTACTGTCATCTCAACCCACTTGAATCCCGGTAGCAGCAATGCAGATACTGACCGCCGCTATCACGAGTTGAGTTCTATTGTCTCTTGGGTGTTTAAACAAGCTTCCATGGGGTCAGAGAGGGACTTCATTATTGTGGGCGATATGAATGTATATGACTGTGATGTATTGGACCGAAGAGTTGATGCATTATTTTCACGTGCTAATCGTGAATGCCTAAACTCCAATTTGAAAAAATCAGAGCCATACGATCAAGTCTTGTACATCAAGAACTATACACGAATCGACAATTATGAGGTGCTTGATCTTTACGAAATATTTGAGCTCCCTACTTCTACTCCAAACGATGAAGTGAATGCAAAATACAGCGATCATCACCCAATCTTTTTCACTATTATTGGTAATGGAGACGATGATTAAGGGCAATATGACGATAATCGTCAAAAATGCGGCTAAGGCCCTATTTTAGGGAATTTCAGAGCACCGTTGACAACTTGTCAACGGTGCCCTCTAGACTACCGATCAACACACTTTGCTTAAATTCGCTAGTCGCCACAGCCGTTTGGCCCTTAGTATCGGCATTTGGAGCATGGTCGCCATTCGCGAAAAACATTGTGTGTGTAGATCAGGTATAGTCCCAAAATATTTTTGGGACAAATCTTAACTACTTCGCTATCGCGAAGTTATGATCAAATAGTATCAACTCTTTTGAGAAAGATGCTGCAGTCTTTTAATATACATTCGTAGAAAAGGATTCCAATCAAACTAATTTTTCATTTCCATTAATCTCAGTGCAAGTTTAATCATTTGTGAAACGTATCCAACTTCGTTGTCTTGCCAACCCATCAGTCTGACAAACTTTCCCCCCACATTCACCGTCCGCTTTTTTTCAATCGTGATCCCGTGAAGGTCACCGATAATATCGGACGATGCAAGGACATTTTCCGTCACGGCCAGAAGTTCTTTATACTCATTGTGTGCTGCATGTTCAAATATCTTGTTGAGATCTTCTGCATGTATCGATTGTATGAGCTGCATACTGAAATCGTAAAGTGTCCCTGCAGGTACAGGCACCCGAATACTATGGGTTTGAATACGGCCATCGAGTTGCGGCAATAACTTCTCCACGGTAACTGTAGCCGAACTAGAAAGGGGTAATATATTTGAGGAAGCGCTTCTGCAACGAAGCAGTTCAGAGGTATTCACTAGCACATCGAGCAGCTTCTGTTCTGCAGTATAGCTATGGATCATGGATACACTTGCGGCTTCCACACCGGCATATTCATTCAGCAGTTTTAGCACGGGGGCAATAGCATTCGCGCTGCAGCTCGCCGCTGATACTATCCTCTCGCCCTGATACTGATCATCGTTGATGCTTCCGATAAACATCGGCATATCATCCAGTGGCGGTGCCGACACGATGATCTTTTTCACACCGCTGTTAAGAAAAGGCTGATTGGCCCTGCAGGTGAGATGTATCCCGGTACACTGAAAGAGAATGTCAATATCCAAGTCGTACAGAGCCTTTGACTCCACCTTCTCTTCGTTAAAAAGTGGAATTATCCTGTCCGCGACCATGATGCGGTCATTTTTCTGTTCAACACCATATCGTAGCCGGCCATATACCGAATCAAACTGCAATAGATATGCAAACTGTTCCCGCATATAGATATCGTTTATGCCGACAATTTCAAAGCGGTCATCTTCAAGCAATCTGCGCATGAGCGCCCGCCCTATCCGCCCGAATCCGTTGATAAAGACATTGATTTTTTTCATAGTGAGATTATAAACCAGTCGGCATGTGCATCATTCGGGTAAGCAGTAACTGTTCTGGTGTAATTGGAGTGTTGTGAATCGAATGAAGTTGCAAGGTTTCTTTCGCACAGTTACTGCTTACCCGAACCGCCCGAAGGCGATATTCATATTGGTTAGTTGTGTATATACAATTTACCTGCCCACTAATATCTTTCGAACAGGTAGTTCGAAATTTCCCGTAATTCTTCCTCGGTGAAAAGCGACTTTTGTGAAGGCATAATCCCGCCGAAACGCGCGATAGTCTGTTTAGGAAAAAGCATCTTGTCTTCTGACGGATTTTGCATATACTCCACCATGAACTCTACTGCTTTCTCACGTTCCGGATAAGCCGCTTTTACTTTTTTCATCACGCCCCACATCGGTGGCGCTTTCATTGTAGCGACTCGCTCCGGAGACAGGTTGCTCACCAAATGACAGCTTGCACACCCACTCTCTACCTTTTGTTCCAGTGATGCCATTGGTTCCGATGCGTAAGCAAACGTTATCAGCAAAAGAACAAACAATATATTTTTCATTGGAATTCCTTTTCACGTTATTGTATCGCGAATCGAGGGGGACGACTTGGTCAGGCAGCGGCTTGATGAAACTCTCGAGTTACATAGGAGTGAATGAATCGGTTACGCTTTGAAATGCTGCCTGGCCAAACCGCCCGAAGGCGGGAAGGCGACTTACTTCGTTGAGAATTTATAGTCGAGCTGTGCCCAGACCTTGGTGACGTCGTTGCCCGTGTCGCCTTTGGAGTAGAAAGCCGCTTTCGCCAGGAACGCGAGGTCCTTGACGCCCGGGACCTTGTTCGCGTAGAGCACGTCAAACTCGCTGCCGAGGTCCTTGTTTGCGCCGGAGAGGGCGTCAAACTTGTGGTAGACGCCCAGCACTTTCCCGAAGCCCGCCGCGGCATATCCCAGCGTACCGCTCAGGTCCGCCAGACCGTCGTTGTTGCTTCCGGACGTGCGACCGAGGAAGACGTCCGCCCACCCCTGGAACTTGTGCAGGGTCGCCAGCGGGGTCGTGAACCCTTTCGTGCTGTTGCTTTCGGCATCACCGAGCACCTCATACTCCGCCCCGACAATGAGGCCGGAGATGTTCGCGCCCAGGGCGACGTCATAGTAAGCAGCATCGATCTCCGGCGCATCATCGAGAGCGTAGGTCAGCGAGGCGTCGCTCTGCTTTGCATAGGAGGCCGCATAGTTCAGCGTCACGCCGTCCAGGGCGATATCCCCGGAGACGCGCAGACCGTAGGTGTCGTGAATGTCTGCAAGCATATAGCCGAACCCTGTGACGGAGAGCGCCTTGCCCGCCGAGTACGTAGCGTGCAGGAGCAGCGAGCCCGTATCGGTCGTCGGGTTGGCGTTGACCCCCTGGTAACCGTAGATCCAGGAGGCCATGAGGGAGAGGCCCTCGATGGAACCGTTGGTCAGCGTCACCGTGTCGTAGGCACGCTCCATCTGGCGCCAGCCGACGGTACCCACAAAGCGCTGGTCGTCGAGGTTGACGAAGGAGCGTCCCGCGAGCAGCGTCGTGTCCGCCGCCGTATAGGCCAGGTATCCCTCGGTCAGGATCGCCTGCTGCGGGTCGAGGATAAGGTCATAGGTCGCATCCTGCGGCGCGTAGTCGTTGTAGCCGAAGTTGTTGACCGAGGTCATCCCCACTTTGGCGGTGAGCCCTTCAAGGCCGAGGAGCGTCCCTTCGACCGCGAGGCGCGTCCGGGCGGTAAAGGCGTTGGCCGTATCGAGGCCGTTGTCTTTGACGTCCGCCATCTCGTAGCGCGGGCGGATCTCGCCGCTCATTTTCATTCCGTCCAGGAGGACGATCTCTTCGGCCGCCGACGCGGCCACACCCATACTTCCCACAATAACCGGCACGGCGGCCAAAGACAACATCACTTTTTTCATGTTCTACTCCTCAATTTGGCTACTTACGCCTTATTTCCCGACCATGTCAGCAATCGACTGAATATCTGCATCCGAAAGGCTTGCTACCTGACCTTTCATCATCGCTTTCATCGGGCCGCCGTAACTGCCATCTTTATATCCGCTCAACGCTGTGACAATCTCTGCTTTTGTCATCGTATTGATCACCTTGCTTTTACCGAGCGCCGACTTTTCTCCGGTTGTACCGTGGCATGCCGAACATTTTTTATAAGCAGCAGCACCGTCGGCAGACAATGAACATGTCAAGCCAAACGTCACTACCAATGCCGTTACGAGTTTTGTCATAATCTTCTCCTTGAATATACGGTTATGAAGATTATAAGAAAACAACAAGGGCGTCGTCTTTGACCTAGGTCAAGCGACAGAAAAACTGCTGAGTAAAAAGGGGGTCAGGGGAGAGACCGGCGCAGGAGTCTGCGTCGGATTCGGAAGCACTAGTTTAACTGATTTGCAAGCCACTCCTCGGGGGAGATCCCGGCGTCAGAGGCAGCCTGTAACATCTTTTCGTATGTTCTTGTCGGAAAGTAGCCGACAATACGTACACTGTCGCCCTCTTTTTGCCGCATCGCATCGTAGACATTTTGCATCTCATAACGTTTGCTGTGAGGAACATAGGAGCGAAGCGATTTGTACTCTATGAGTTCACCGTTTTTAAACACACCGCTGACGCGGGCGTACACCCAGTAATAACCGTCATCTTTTCGGCGGTTCTTAACGTATCCCTCCCATGCTTTACCTGCTTTGAGCGTCTCCCACATATGACGGAATGCGCTCTTGGGCATATCGGGGTGGCGCAGAATATTATGTGGCTGGCCGACCAGTTCCTCCGGAGTATAACCGGAAATGTCGGCAAAAGTATCATTCGCATACGTGATGATGCCTTTGAGATCCGTACGGGAGATAATAAGCTCGTCTTCCGGCACTTCAGTCTCGCGGAACATCGCAAACGACGTCTGCATATCGGCTCCTTTTAAAGCTTCTTCTTCAGATCGCCGTTGTACTGGATATCTTTATACCTGGCATCGGGATCATCGAGCCATTCAGGTATATCCGTTCCTTCGATCTCCAGTTTGTCCCGCTCTTTGTCCAGCTCATCTTCACTGTAGGCAAATTGCATATCGGCGGCGACAACGTGCGGCATTTCCTGAATCGTAGTCAGCTTTTTCACCTCTTCTTCAACCCCATCACCTTCAATTGTGACAATGATGCGTCCCTTTTCGTCATGGAAGTGATAATCACATACATCCGAAGCTTTGAGCGCTTCGACCAACTCTTCGACAAATTGCGGTGTCGTCTGAACGACAATACTTGAAATGTTCATGTTCATCTCCTATTTGATGGTTTCAATGTCCCAGTAAAGGATTCTGGTCTCTTCGGCCGATGAGAAAAAATGGTCTTCATCCACAAATGCGAAATCCGTCAAGGTTGCCGTATGCCCTTTAAGCTCAGCCAACTTTGTCCGACCCGCTATGTCGAAAAGCGCTACATCGTTTTCAACGGTTGCCGCGAATATGCCCCGATTTGCCGAAGGCGTCAGCGCTGCGGCATAGATTAGGAAATCACCCTCCATGTAGTAAGCCGTGCCATCCGGTTTATAGACGGCACAGCGGCGGTCCTGCCCCGCGGTGATGATGACGCCTTGGCGATAATCCACCTTGTATATATTGTCAACGTTCTGTCCACGCAGGAGTTTCATATGGGAAAAGTCCGATACCCTGAAGACATTGACATCCCCGCTTTCATCCGCAGTGACGACCGTCTTGCGGTCCTCGCTTAGCGTCATGTCCCCGAATGCGGATCCGCCGCTTTCCTCATCCTTGATCATTCGGCGGTAAACAACTTCTTCGGTACTGATCCGATACAGAATGATTTCAGAACTCAACAGCCCCAGAAGCATATGGTCTTCGTCAACAAGCACCCCTCTCTTTATCGGAAGGGCATCGCTGCTGTCAATCACTTTTTTCAGTTTTTCATTTTGATAAAGGTAAACGTTGCGATAGCCTGCCTTCCCTTCGGAGACCAGCATCAAAACATCACCGAGTTTGTCGATCGAATATATTTTTGCCGGGATTTCATCTCCCATAAAATCAATGATATTCGGAATCGTAATGACGGCCTGCTTTTTCCTGCCTGCGATGTCGAAAACATCGACCTTGCCGCCGTAGGTTGCGGCATAAAGCTCACCGTTCTCGACAAGGATGTCTGTCACCAGCCCATCTGCCGTCAACGCTGCAGCCGGACCGATTTCCCGACCGATCAACAGTGCTGCCGACAGCATGAAAAGCAGGCTGATTTTTTTCACTCGTTCCCTTTAAAGAATGTCGTCTCAATGGCTTCAGACGGGCACCTGCCGATGCAAAATCCGCACGATGTGCATCGGGAGGCATTTATTTCCGGCTTGTAAAGCCCTTTGAAATCGATCGCATTGTCCAAGCAAGGTTCTTTGCATGAAAAACACATCACTCCCTGCCAACTAACACATTTTAAAGGGTTGATCCTAACGGCAGCATGAATGGGTTCTTCCGCATGGGAAAGCACCCCGGGGCTACAGCCTTCCAGGCACGCTCCACAGTAGGTACAGCCACCCTTGGAAAAGTCAAGATGAGGAGTACGGTCTTTACCGATAATGATGATATTCTCTTCGCACGCATTGCTGCACATTCCTTCGCATTCAGGACAAGTTTGCCCGAAGCGCGAAAGATCCGCCGCGTAGGGAGGCCTGATCTGCTTCCCTTTATTCATAACGGCGGCACCGAGTGCACCGAAAAAACCGCGGCGGCTGATGTCAGACACGTTATTGCACCCCTACGTTAAGGACATCAAGCAGATCGGACTTGTTCTTCATCGTCTCATCCTGATAATCGGGTTTGAACGTGTTGGCAACTGCCGGCGCGATATTCGCCTGCGGCGCATGGCATTGGGAGCAGTTAAAGCGGCCTTGGTAAAGGTGATCAGATTTCTTTACGATCATTTTGAAATCACCTGTATTGTCAACCTCTTTCCCCTCTTTTGTGATCTTGCCGTCGGCGGCCAACGATGTATCGGGCCGGAAGTTGGCAAAGTGTGAAGCCGGAATTGGCGTTGCCCCCATCGCCTCTGCGATATCCGGCATATGACAGCCGAGGCAGGCATTGTTCTCCTTGGTAATCGGCAGAAGGCCCTCAACGTCATGCGGGATCATCGGCGGCGCGTTGTCGTAGGCGCGCTGAATCCGCTGTGACGTTCCAGGAGCCTCCGCGGAATAATCCGCCATCGCCGGTTTCGTTCCCTGCTCCGTATAGAGATCAGTCTTCCGAAGCCCCAGGGACTCTTCCGATACCGTCGGTTTCACTTCGGCTGTCTTCGCCGGCTCCACACTATTGCTGCATCCAATCATCAGCAGAGCAGCTGCAATGCCGCCCGTTATCACTCTCATTTTCATGACTTCTCCTTTGCTTGTTTCGCAAGCTTGCGAATTGAAAAGTTCAGTGCATCATCCTCACAGACTTCAACACACCTTCCGCAGTTTGTACACTCACCCATCACTACACTTTCGCTGCTTCTCGCAACCATATGCAGCACCTCTTTTTCAGGGCATATCTCTTTGCACTTCATACAGGCCGTACACTTCTCCGCGTCATGGAAGACCCGGATCAGAGAGAAACGACTGATCAGCGAATAAAACCCGCCCAGCGGGCAGATATGACCGCACCATCCGTGTTCATGGACGAACAGGTCGAACAGAAAGATCACCAGAAGTGCTGCACCGCCGAACCCCATACCGAACACGATGCCGCGATGCGCCATCGAGATCGGACTGATCATTTCAAACGCTGCAACGCCTGTCAGCGCAGAGAGTATCAGGGAAATCCCGAGTACCCAATAACGCATGTTCCGGCTCATATAAACCCGCTTCTGCACCTGGGATATCCCCAGTTTTCTCCGTGTCCAGTTGGCCGCGTCCGTGACCATATTGACCGGACAGACCCAGCTGCAAAAAGCCCGTCCGCCGATCACGGCGTAAAAAACAAAAATGATCACCGCTCCGATGAGTACGGTCGTTGAAAGCGCCGCACCCGCCGAGAGCATCTGCAATACCGCGAACGGATCGGAAAGCGGCACACGCTGAAGCAGCAGTGACGCACTCAGATTTCCCTGCAGGATTGCCGTGTATCCGTACCAGTTGGCCGCACCGTAAAGCGTCAGCAGACCGACCTGGAGCATCCGGCGCAAAATCAGATATTTCATTCGAGCAGATCCCCCATATCGTTCAGCGAATCGATCGCTTTTTCCTGACTGCGTTCCGTTACCGTCGTGCCGCCTTTAGCCGATTTGACGCGTTCCTGGTCCTTTTTATCCCAGCCTTTGACGTAATGACTGCCGGCATGTCCTTCGACAACACCTCTCGGTAGGATGGTAATCGCCGCCTTTTCCGTAACGCAGGCATGTTCGCACATCCCGCAGCCTGTACAGACGTCTGGGACAACAACCGGTTTTAAATAGGCATGTTTCCCCGTCCGTTCATTTTGCTCATATTCCAGCTTTATGGCCTGGTCCATTAATGGACAGGCCCGATAGCAGGCATCGCACTGGATTCCCCAGAAGGCGATGCAGGCCTTCGGATCGACGATGGCAACCCCGATGTCGATCTTCTTGATGTCCCAGAACATCTCTCCCTCGAAGTCACTTTGAACTTTGTTTGCGTCCAGCGCGCCCGTGGGACAGACCGGGACACAGGGGATGTCTTCACACATATAGCAGGGGATCTCCCTAGGGGTGAAAAACGGTGTTCCCATCGGTAATGTATCACCGGGAGCTGCCAGCTTGAGCGTATCGTAAGGACACCCCTCGACACAGAGGCCGCATTTGATACAGGACTTCAAAAAGTCGGCTTCATTCTGCGCGCCGGGAGGACGCAGCACCAGCGGTGCCGCTTTGACTTCTTCCACATAAGCAGTCCATACCAATGCACCCATCGCGCTGAGGCCTACACCCCGCGCCATGGTCAGAAGAAATTTACGACGGTCGCTCAGCTGTTCGTTTTTCATTGCTCTCTCGTTATGCTTTCGTGATCTTGACCGCGCATTTCTTGAAGTCTGTCTGTTTTGACATCGGACACGTCGCATCCAGACAGACTTTATTGATGAAGACCTTTTCATCAAACCACGGTACGAACACCAGGCCTTCCGGCGGACGGTTACGGCCGCGCGTCTCTACGCGGGCCTTCACCGAACCGCGACGCGATTCGACGTTGACAAGTTCGCCGCGCTGTACACCGCGTTTCTTGGCGTCATTCGGATGCATGTAACAAAGCGCTTCCGGTACCGCACGGTACAGTTCCGGTACACGCATCGTCATCGTACCGGAGTGCCAGTGCTCGAGCACACGGCCGGTTGCCAGCCAGACATCGTATTCGCTGTCCGGCATTTCCGGTGGATCCATGTAAGGACGGGCAAAGATTTTTGCCTTGTTCTCAAGGCTTTTTTTCTCCGCGACTTTGACGCCGCCCAGGTCGCCGTATGGCAGCGCCTTCGCCAGCTTTCCGTAGAACGCGTGCGTGCTGTCCGAACCGGACTTGGCGACCGCTTTGGCCGCATATGGATCGTATTTGACATTGAAGCGCCACTGCGTCTCTTTCCCGTCGACGACCGGCCATTTCAGGCCGCGGACCTTATGATAGACATCAAACGGTGCCAGGTCGTGGCCGTGCCCGCGTCCGAAGTCCGCATACTCTTCAAACAGGTATTTCTGAATGAAGAATCCGTAGCCCTTGAAGACCTCTCCGTCGGAACCGACAACGTTCCGGCTGTCACCCAGACACTCAGAGTTGTCGAAACCGGCCTGAACTGGGTCTTTGTCATCCAGTTTGTATGAACGGGCCTTGTCATTCGCAAACAGGATGTCGAACATCGTCGTATCTTCGTTATAGCCCATTTTTTTGGCTTCCGCGATGACATCAGGCATTTTCGTGCCATCACGCAGCGTCGATGCGCCCCAGAGATCTTTGACGGTGAACCGTTTGGAGAGTTCGACCCACTGCCAGGTGTCGGACATCGCATCGCCGACCGGGAGCACCTGCTGACGCCAGTGCTGTGTCCGGCGTTCGGCGTTACCATACGCCCCCCATTTCTCGTAAATCATCGCCGAAGGGAGGATCAGGTCCGAGACCTTCGCTGAAATACCCGGATAGCCGTCGGATGTCACGATGAAGTTGTCCATTTCGCGTGCGGCCTTGATCCAGTGTTTCGCACTGGCGGAATCCTGATAAGCATTACAGACGCTGACCCACGCGAATTTGACGATACCATCCTCGATATCGCGGTGGATTTTCATGATGTGCTGGTTCCCGACCGGGTTGAGCGTCCCTTCCGGAATCATCCATTTATGCTCGGCGATCTTGCGGTGCGCCGGATTGGCGACCATCATATCCGCCGGTAAACGGTGACAGAATGTTCCGACTTCACGCGCCGTGCCACACGCTGAAGGCTGGCCCGTCAGCGAGAAAGCGCCGCTGCCCGGTAACGCCTGCTTGTTCAACAGGAAGTGGACGTTATACGAAAGCGTGTTATCCCAGGTACCGCGCGTATGCTGATTCATCCCCATCGTCCAGAAAGAGACGACTTTGCGCCCTTTCTCAATGTAGAGATCTGCCAGCGCCTTGAGTTTACCTTTGAAGGCCTCGAGATCCTCATTCGGGTCACCCTTGACAATCTTCGCAGTGTAGTCAAGTGTATACGGCGCGAGGGATTTCTTGTATTCTTCAAACGAGATCTCCCAGTGTGCCAGGGTACCGGGCTGATTATTCATAACTTCGCCCTCTTTATAGCCGTAAGGCTCCAGGGCCGGTGCTTCCTTGGCAGAGACGGGTTTGCTCATCTCTTTTGAAATCGTCTCCATCTCAAGATCGGTGTATTTGCCCTCTTTGACCGATTTCTCGTCACTGCGGCGCATACCGTAGCCGATGTTAACCGGACCTGTCGCAAAAATGATATTCTGTTTGACGAAGTCCCAGTCAATCGCTTCGGGATGGTTGTAAACGATCTCGTGTGCAATGTAGTTCCACAATGCAAGGTCCGTGTTTGGCGAGAAAATAATCTCGATATCCGCCAAGTCGGATGTTCTGTGCGTGTAGGTCTGAATGGAAACAACCTTGACACGGTCGGGATCGGAGAGCTTGCGGTCTGTGACACGCGACCAGAGGATCGGGTGCATTTCCGCCATGTTCGACCCCCAGGCTACGACAGTGTCCGTCAATTCGATATCGTCATAACAGCCCGACGGTTCATCGATGCCGAACGTCTGGTAAAAGCCGACGACGGCCGATGCCATACAGTGGCGGGCATTCGGATCGATCGCATTGGAACGGAATCCCGCCTTCATCATTTTCTGTGCCGCATACCCTTCCATGACTGTGTACTGCCCGGAAGCGAAGTTGGCAACGCCTTCCGGGCCGCTGTGCGCAAGGGCTTTGCGGATATTTTTTTCCATTTCATCAAAGGCGCGCTGCCAGCTGACCGGCGCGAACTTGCCGTGCTTGTCGAACTCCCCCTTGCTGTTGATGCGCAACAGCGGTTGCGTCAGACGGTCGGCACCGTACATGATCTTCGCGTTGAAATACCCTTTAATACAGTTCAACCCGCGATTGACAGGTGCCGCGGGGTCTCCTTTGACCGCGACGATCCTCCCGTTCTTGGTCGCGAGCATGATCCCGCATCCCGTACCGCAGAAACGACATGCCGCCTTGTCCCAGCGCCAGTCTTTCTGGGCATCTGTCCCCGCGGCCTCGACATCTGTCGGAATCGTCATTCCAATCGCGCTCGCTGCCGAAGCGGCCGCTGCACTCTTGAGAAAACTTCTTCTGTCCATACCCATCGTATCCTCCTTGTTGATTACCGATGGCCGCCGTCTGCAAGGGAGAGCGTCTATCAGCTTTCAGGTTACGTTATCATTGTATCGGGACAAGTTGTCAGGTGTCTTTGACCTAAGTCAAGAAAGCATTGCATCGGATTCACCCACGCGGTTTTGGTTCTGTTTTGGTG is a genomic window of Sulfurimonas sp. HSL1-2 containing:
- the napA gene encoding nitrate reductase catalytic subunit NapA yields the protein MGMDRRSFLKSAAAASAASAIGMTIPTDVEAAGTDAQKDWRWDKAACRFCGTGCGIMLATKNGRIVAVKGDPAAPVNRGLNCIKGYFNAKIMYGADRLTQPLLRINSKGEFDKHGKFAPVSWQRAFDEMEKNIRKALAHSGPEGVANFASGQYTVMEGYAAQKMMKAGFRSNAIDPNARHCMASAVVGFYQTFGIDEPSGCYDDIELTDTVVAWGSNMAEMHPILWSRVTDRKLSDPDRVKVVSIQTYTHRTSDLADIEIIFSPNTDLALWNYIAHEIVYNHPEAIDWDFVKQNIIFATGPVNIGYGMRRSDEKSVKEGKYTDLEMETISKEMSKPVSAKEAPALEPYGYKEGEVMNNQPGTLAHWEISFEEYKKSLAPYTLDYTAKIVKGDPNEDLEAFKGKLKALADLYIEKGRKVVSFWTMGMNQHTRGTWDNTLSYNVHFLLNKQALPGSGAFSLTGQPSACGTAREVGTFCHRLPADMMVANPAHRKIAEHKWMIPEGTLNPVGNQHIMKIHRDIEDGIVKFAWVSVCNAYQDSASAKHWIKAAREMDNFIVTSDGYPGISAKVSDLILPSAMIYEKWGAYGNAERRTQHWRQQVLPVGDAMSDTWQWVELSKRFTVKDLWGASTLRDGTKMPDVIAEAKKMGYNEDTTMFDILFANDKARSYKLDDKDPVQAGFDNSECLGDSRNVVGSDGEVFKGYGFFIQKYLFEEYADFGRGHGHDLAPFDVYHKVRGLKWPVVDGKETQWRFNVKYDPYAAKAVAKSGSDSTHAFYGKLAKALPYGDLGGVKVAEKKSLENKAKIFARPYMDPPEMPDSEYDVWLATGRVLEHWHSGTMTMRVPELYRAVPEALCYMHPNDAKKRGVQRGELVNVESRRGSVKARVETRGRNRPPEGLVFVPWFDEKVFINKVCLDATCPMSKQTDFKKCAVKITKA